A genomic window from Methylorubrum extorquens includes:
- a CDS encoding ferredoxin family protein translates to MAYVVTDACRGCRYTECVTVCPVECFHLDEQMTYIDPENCIDCGGCAPICPVGAIHPSWQMPVGKGEWVEINRLRAAETPVIAAKIPPLPGADEQARRLAS, encoded by the coding sequence ATGGCTTATGTCGTTACGGATGCGTGTCGCGGGTGTCGCTACACGGAATGCGTCACCGTCTGTCCGGTCGAATGCTTCCATCTCGACGAGCAGATGACCTATATCGACCCCGAGAATTGCATCGATTGCGGCGGCTGCGCGCCGATCTGCCCAGTCGGCGCGATCCACCCGTCCTGGCAGATGCCGGTCGGCAAGGGCGAATGGGTCGAGATCAACCGCCTGCGGGCGGCCGAGACCCCGGTGATCGCCGCCAAGATCCCGCCGCTGCCCGGCGCCGACGAACAGGCCAGGCGGCTGGCCTCATGA